One part of the Streptomyces lydicus genome encodes these proteins:
- a CDS encoding PDR/VanB family oxidoreductase, whose protein sequence is MPRIRTVVAVGAAALVVRRALRRRVRASPLWPMPALAEPVSGRGRHGSGRAVTRRLTVVERTEEAEGVVRLRLEGAGLPGWEPGAHLDLVLPSGTVRQYSLCGDPATPGSYTVAARLIEDGRGGSREVHEQLHEGTEVEVRGPRNRFPLRAGPAYVFVAGGIGITPILPMVRQAEREGVPWRLLYGGRSRASMPFLAEIEKLAGAGADRVTVVAEDQDGRPDLAALLAGAPPHAAVYCCGPEPLMDAVAALLPAGPEGLTLHTERFAPAAPEAAGENVPFEVELRRSGRTVEVAADTSVLRAIREQALPDLPYSCERGFCGTCQQRVLAGEVDHRDELLTDAERADSLLICVSRARGGTGLVLDL, encoded by the coding sequence ATGCCCCGGATCCGCACCGTAGTGGCCGTCGGCGCGGCGGCGCTGGTCGTCCGGCGGGCGCTGCGCCGCCGGGTGCGGGCGTCGCCGCTGTGGCCGATGCCGGCACTGGCCGAACCGGTCTCCGGCCGGGGCCGGCACGGCTCGGGCCGCGCGGTGACCCGGCGGTTGACGGTGGTGGAACGTACGGAGGAGGCCGAGGGCGTGGTGCGGCTGCGCCTGGAGGGCGCGGGGCTGCCGGGGTGGGAGCCCGGCGCGCACCTCGACCTGGTGCTGCCGTCGGGGACGGTGCGCCAGTACTCGCTGTGCGGGGACCCCGCGACGCCCGGTTCGTACACCGTCGCCGCCCGGCTGATCGAGGACGGCCGGGGCGGTTCGCGGGAGGTGCACGAGCAGCTGCACGAGGGCACCGAGGTGGAGGTCCGCGGGCCGCGCAACCGCTTCCCGCTCCGCGCCGGCCCCGCGTACGTCTTCGTCGCGGGCGGCATCGGCATCACCCCGATCCTGCCGATGGTGCGGCAGGCCGAGCGGGAGGGGGTGCCGTGGCGGCTGCTGTACGGGGGGCGTTCGCGGGCCTCGATGCCGTTCCTGGCGGAGATCGAGAAGCTGGCGGGGGCCGGCGCGGACCGGGTGACGGTGGTCGCCGAGGACCAGGACGGCCGCCCCGACCTGGCGGCGCTGCTCGCCGGTGCGCCGCCGCACGCGGCGGTGTACTGCTGCGGCCCGGAACCGCTGATGGACGCGGTGGCGGCGCTGCTGCCGGCGGGCCCCGAGGGCCTGACGCTGCACACCGAGCGCTTCGCCCCGGCCGCCCCCGAGGCCGCCGGCGAGAACGTGCCGTTCGAGGTGGAGCTGCGCCGCTCCGGCCGCACGGTCGAGGTGGCCGCGGACACCAGCGTGCTGCGGGCGATCCGCGAGCAGGCGCTGCCGGATCTGCCGTACTCCTGTGAGCGGGGGTTCTGCGGCACCTGCCAGCAGCGGGTGCTGGCCGGCGAGGTGGATCACCGCGACGAGCTGCTGACCGACGCCGAGCGCGCCGACTCCCTGCTGATCTGCGTCTCCCGGGCGCGGGGCGGCACCGGGCTGGTGCTGGATCTGTGA
- a CDS encoding metal-dependent hydrolase, whose protein sequence is MSNTASLRPQPAASEHTPLKARNVAFDWADTPLHWIPGDPASSHTINVLHLLLPAGERWFVHVYKQVLPAIRDPQLRADVLGFIGQEAMHSQAHDDVLPHLAAQGLDPTPYTAQVDWFFEKLLGDRTLPPGRARQWWLLERVALIAAIEHYTAFLGDWVLNAGALDARGADPTMLDLLRWHGAEEVEHRSVAFDLFVHLDGGYRRRVRTWATAFSALVFLWQRGVRFFMEHDPTLLDGRARFREFLRGGREGVLPTAGAMARSVPQYLSHAYHPSRHGSTAQAAAYLAGSPAATAAEARTSGGA, encoded by the coding sequence ATGTCTAATACGGCCTCGTTGCGGCCCCAGCCGGCCGCGTCCGAGCACACCCCGCTGAAGGCCCGCAACGTCGCCTTCGACTGGGCGGACACCCCACTGCACTGGATTCCCGGCGACCCCGCCAGCAGCCACACGATCAATGTGCTGCACCTGCTGCTGCCGGCCGGCGAGCGCTGGTTCGTGCACGTCTACAAGCAGGTGCTGCCGGCCATCCGCGATCCGCAACTGCGCGCGGACGTCCTCGGGTTCATCGGGCAGGAGGCGATGCACTCGCAGGCGCACGACGACGTGCTGCCGCACCTGGCGGCGCAGGGCCTCGACCCGACCCCGTACACCGCGCAGGTGGACTGGTTCTTCGAGAAGCTGCTCGGCGACCGCACCCTGCCGCCGGGCCGGGCGCGGCAGTGGTGGCTGCTGGAGCGGGTGGCGCTGATCGCCGCGATCGAGCACTACACCGCGTTCCTGGGCGACTGGGTGCTCAACGCCGGGGCGCTGGACGCCCGGGGCGCCGATCCGACGATGCTCGACCTGCTGCGCTGGCACGGCGCCGAGGAGGTCGAGCACCGCTCGGTCGCCTTCGACCTGTTCGTGCACCTCGACGGCGGCTACCGGCGGCGGGTGCGGACCTGGGCCACCGCGTTCAGCGCGCTGGTGTTCCTGTGGCAGCGCGGCGTCCGGTTCTTCATGGAGCACGACCCCACGCTGCTCGACGGCCGGGCGCGGTTCCGGGAGTTCCTGCGCGGCGGACGGGAGGGCGTGCTGCCCACCGCGGGCGCCATGGCACGCTCCGTCCCGCAGTACCTGAGCCATGCGTACCACCCCTCGCGGCACGGCAGCACCGCGCAGGCCGCCGCCTACCTCGCCGGATCGCCCGCCGCGACCGCGGCCGAGGCCCGTACGAGCGGAGGTGCCTGA
- a CDS encoding DUF397 domain-containing protein, which produces MSAAAEKEWLYALDISDATWQRAPGDAEEAVEIAFLERGAVAMRNSTEPDVVLRYTEAEWRAFVLGARDGEFDLKQ; this is translated from the coding sequence ATGAGTGCCGCAGCTGAGAAGGAGTGGCTCTACGCCCTCGACATCTCCGACGCCACCTGGCAGCGGGCCCCCGGCGACGCCGAGGAGGCCGTGGAGATCGCTTTCCTGGAGCGCGGCGCGGTGGCGATGCGCAATTCCACCGAACCCGATGTGGTACTGCGCTACACGGAGGCGGAGTGGCGGGCCTTCGTGCTCGGCGCGCGGGACGGCGAGTTCGACCTCAAGCAGTAG
- a CDS encoding alpha-N-acetylglucosaminidase TIM-barrel domain-containing protein encodes MGLPSRRALLGTAGAIAGAMRAGSVFGRSAYAAGRAEAGAWDTAPARAALERLLPGHAGQFVLVPLAGEGGADRFRVSGAEGRITVAGTTPAVLLTGVNWYLKYTCRAHLSWAGEQLRLPARLPAPDAPVERATPLPHRFALNDTHDGYTAPYANWPRWERLIDVLALHGVNEVLVTPGAEAVYHRLLTGFGYSDAEARGWLPAPSHQPWWLLQNMSGYGGPVSTELLGRRVELGRRICDRLRALGMRPVLPGYFGTVPDGFAARNPGARTVPQGTWSELRRPDWLDPRTEVFGRVAAAFYRHQEQLLGPAQHFKMDLLHEGGDPGDVPVPEAARAVERALRTARPGATWVILGWQNNPRRDLLDAVDHDRMLIVDGLSDLDAVTDRERDWGGVPYAFGSIPNFGGRTTIGAKTHVWAERFTAWRDKPGSRLVGTAYLPEAAERDPAAFELFSELAWRERPVDRAAWFDGYAELRYGGRDGRARDAFAALRTSAYEIASKDGRPHDSVFAARPDLAARSGTVYATHTPAFDPAAFDTAFAALLAVRPALRGSDAYRHDLTDAARQALANRSWQLIGQLQDAYRRKDRAAFGALSALWLRLMRLSEEVTGAHRQFLLGPWLADARAMASGPGEAAQLEHSARALVTTWADRPTADGGALANYANRDWHGLIGDVHLPQWQAYLDELADALAADRPPRAFDWYAREETWTRARDDYPLRPTAEAHRTAQRVHDVLAAAPYQGTVTVTATPAGLPPGGRATVVAALRNVNGLRATGRVDFALRGVDATAVGPVSLPSVPPGGTGEARWRVTAPPGPLDVPLRPLPYDLTVDYGPRGEKPVRAARSGTLFVAGPLAPGLESVTTNAAVFGQLDDRFAINGAGADLWKATAEFGAVYRPGALAAGGSVTVEVTRQDATGPWARAGIVVRNRLAGGGGPDALGFLNLSVTPANGVVLSYDANGDGTLDTYRRLTGGTAPVLLRLTRGPDGGTYTGACSTDGGDSWREVGTVSVPGAAVRQDAGLHQSAANSGAGDRGTAEFRRWKVT; translated from the coding sequence ATGGGCCTACCGTCGCGACGGGCGTTGTTGGGAACAGCAGGGGCGATCGCGGGTGCGATGCGTGCGGGGTCGGTGTTCGGCAGGAGCGCGTACGCCGCGGGCCGGGCGGAGGCCGGGGCGTGGGACACCGCGCCGGCGCGGGCGGCCCTGGAGCGGCTGCTGCCGGGGCACGCCGGGCAGTTCGTGCTGGTGCCGCTGGCCGGGGAGGGTGGTGCCGACCGCTTCCGGGTCTCGGGGGCGGAGGGGCGGATCACCGTGGCCGGGACCACCCCGGCGGTGCTGCTGACCGGCGTCAACTGGTACCTGAAGTACACCTGTCGGGCGCATCTTTCCTGGGCCGGGGAGCAGCTCCGGCTGCCCGCGCGGCTGCCCGCGCCGGACGCGCCCGTCGAGCGCGCCACCCCGCTGCCGCACCGCTTCGCCCTCAACGACACCCACGACGGCTACACCGCCCCGTACGCGAACTGGCCGCGCTGGGAGCGGCTGATCGACGTACTGGCGCTGCACGGGGTGAACGAGGTGCTGGTCACCCCGGGTGCCGAGGCCGTCTACCACCGGCTGCTGACCGGTTTCGGGTACTCCGACGCCGAGGCCCGCGGCTGGCTCCCGGCGCCGTCGCACCAGCCGTGGTGGCTGCTCCAGAACATGAGCGGCTACGGCGGGCCGGTGAGTACCGAACTGCTCGGCCGGCGCGTCGAGTTGGGGCGGAGGATCTGTGACCGGCTGCGGGCGCTGGGGATGCGTCCGGTGCTGCCCGGCTACTTCGGCACCGTCCCGGACGGATTCGCCGCCCGGAATCCCGGGGCCCGGACCGTTCCGCAGGGCACCTGGTCGGAGCTGAGGCGTCCGGACTGGCTCGATCCGCGGACGGAGGTCTTCGGCCGGGTCGCCGCCGCCTTCTACCGCCATCAGGAGCAACTCCTGGGCCCTGCACAGCACTTCAAGATGGATCTGCTGCACGAGGGCGGCGATCCGGGGGACGTTCCGGTGCCGGAGGCCGCGCGGGCGGTGGAGCGGGCGCTGCGCACCGCCCGGCCGGGCGCCACCTGGGTGATCCTGGGCTGGCAGAACAATCCGCGGCGCGATCTGCTGGACGCCGTCGACCACGACCGGATGCTGATCGTGGACGGGCTCAGCGACCTGGACGCGGTGACCGACCGGGAGCGGGACTGGGGCGGGGTGCCGTATGCCTTCGGGTCGATCCCCAACTTCGGCGGGCGCACCACGATCGGCGCGAAGACGCATGTCTGGGCCGAGCGCTTCACGGCCTGGCGTGACAAGCCGGGCAGCCGGCTCGTCGGCACCGCGTACCTGCCGGAGGCCGCCGAACGCGATCCGGCGGCCTTCGAGCTGTTCAGCGAACTGGCCTGGCGGGAGCGCCCGGTGGACCGCGCCGCGTGGTTCGACGGGTACGCCGAGCTGCGGTACGGCGGCCGCGACGGGCGGGCCCGGGACGCTTTCGCCGCGCTCCGCACGAGTGCGTACGAGATCGCCAGCAAGGACGGCCGGCCGCACGACTCGGTGTTCGCCGCCCGGCCCGACCTGGCGGCCCGGTCGGGCACCGTCTACGCCACCCACACCCCGGCGTTCGACCCGGCCGCCTTCGACACCGCGTTCGCCGCGCTGCTCGCCGTCCGGCCGGCGCTGCGCGGCAGCGACGCCTACCGGCACGACCTGACCGACGCCGCGCGGCAGGCGCTGGCGAACCGTTCCTGGCAGCTGATCGGGCAGCTGCAGGACGCCTACCGGCGCAAGGACCGGGCCGCCTTCGGTGCGCTGTCCGCGCTGTGGCTGCGGCTGATGCGGCTGAGCGAGGAGGTCACCGGGGCGCACCGGCAGTTCCTGCTCGGGCCGTGGCTGGCCGACGCCAGGGCGATGGCGTCCGGGCCCGGGGAGGCGGCGCAGCTGGAGCACAGCGCCCGGGCGCTGGTCACCACCTGGGCCGACCGGCCCACCGCCGACGGCGGCGCGCTCGCCAACTACGCCAACCGCGACTGGCACGGCCTGATCGGCGACGTGCACCTCCCGCAGTGGCAGGCGTATCTGGACGAGCTGGCGGACGCGCTGGCGGCGGACCGGCCGCCCCGGGCCTTCGACTGGTACGCCAGGGAGGAGACCTGGACCCGTGCGCGCGACGACTATCCGCTGCGGCCCACCGCCGAGGCGCACCGCACGGCGCAGCGGGTGCACGACGTTCTCGCCGCGGCTCCCTACCAGGGCACGGTGACGGTCACCGCCACCCCGGCCGGGCTGCCGCCGGGCGGCCGGGCCACCGTCGTCGCGGCGCTGCGGAACGTCAACGGGCTGCGTGCGACGGGCCGGGTCGACTTCGCGCTGCGCGGCGTGGACGCCACCGCCGTCGGCCCGGTGTCCCTGCCGTCCGTCCCGCCCGGCGGCACCGGCGAGGCCCGCTGGCGGGTCACCGCGCCGCCCGGCCCGCTGGACGTACCGCTGCGGCCGCTGCCGTACGACCTCACCGTGGACTACGGGCCGAGGGGGGAGAAACCGGTGCGGGCCGCCCGCTCCGGCACGCTCTTCGTGGCCGGGCCGCTGGCGCCGGGCCTGGAGTCGGTGACGACGAACGCGGCGGTGTTCGGGCAGCTGGACGACCGGTTCGCGATCAACGGCGCGGGCGCCGACCTGTGGAAGGCCACCGCGGAGTTCGGGGCGGTGTACCGGCCGGGCGCGCTGGCCGCCGGCGGCTCGGTGACGGTCGAGGTGACCCGGCAGGACGCCACCGGCCCCTGGGCCCGGGCCGGCATCGTCGTCCGCAACCGCCTCGCCGGCGGGGGCGGACCGGACGCCCTCGGCTTCCTCAACCTCTCGGTGACCCCCGCCAACGGCGTCGTGCTGTCGTACGACGCCAACGGTGACGGCACGCTGGACACCTACCGGCGGCTCACCGGCGGCACCGCGCCCGTTCTGCTGCGTCTGACGCGTGGCCCGGACGGCGGTACGTACACGGGGGCCTGCTCCACCGACGGCGGTGACAGCTGGCGGGAGGTCGGCACCGTGAGCGTCCCGGGAGCCGCCGTCCGCCAGGACGCCGGGCTGCACCAGTCGGCCGCCAACTCGGGTGCCGGGGACCGCGGTACGGCCGAGTTCCGCCGCTGGAAGGTCACCTGA
- a CDS encoding GNAT family N-acetyltransferase, translating to MSMATTASVPVPAPTAAADSGYTARIADTVEQIRAAQRLRHQVFAGEMGATLHTPLAGHDIDAVDALADHLVVTRTATGEVVGTYRLLPPGRSSRLYSDGEFDLGALAPLRPSLIEAGRSCVHPDHRGGAVMTQMWAALARYTLLSGHRYLAGCASVPLADGGTAAAHAWALGRTRYAAPAELRVTPHRPWRATVPAPERPSAAQLPPLLRGYLRIGAVICGAPAHDPEFDVADFFVVLDMERLGDRYRRYFLGER from the coding sequence ATGAGCATGGCAACGACCGCGTCCGTCCCCGTCCCCGCTCCCACCGCCGCAGCCGACTCCGGCTACACCGCGCGGATCGCCGACACCGTCGAGCAGATCCGGGCCGCCCAGCGTCTGCGTCACCAGGTCTTCGCCGGTGAGATGGGCGCGACCCTGCACACCCCGCTGGCCGGCCACGACATCGACGCCGTCGACGCGCTCGCCGACCACCTCGTCGTCACCCGGACCGCGACCGGCGAGGTCGTCGGCACCTACCGGCTGCTGCCGCCCGGCCGCAGCTCCCGGCTCTACTCCGACGGCGAGTTCGACCTCGGGGCGCTGGCGCCGCTGCGGCCCTCGCTCATCGAGGCCGGCCGGTCCTGCGTCCACCCCGACCACCGCGGCGGCGCGGTGATGACGCAGATGTGGGCCGCGCTGGCCCGTTACACGCTGCTCTCCGGCCACCGCTATCTGGCCGGCTGCGCCTCCGTGCCGCTCGCCGACGGGGGGACCGCCGCCGCCCACGCCTGGGCGCTGGGCCGCACCCGCTACGCCGCCCCGGCCGAGCTCCGGGTCACCCCGCACCGCCCCTGGCGGGCCACCGTCCCCGCGCCCGAGCGGCCCAGCGCAGCCCAGCTGCCGCCGCTGCTGCGCGGCTACCTGCGGATCGGCGCGGTCATCTGCGGCGCGCCCGCCCACGACCCCGAGTTCGACGTCGCCGACTTCTTCGTCGTCCTGGACATGGAACGGCTCGGCGACCGCTACCGGCGCTATTTCCTGGGGGAGCGGTGA
- a CDS encoding lysophospholipid acyltransferase family protein: MNGPWDVRSDCTPGCAAHALPPLPATGVVRRSAGFAHRVRRALTDGARMAEPPRLRAHAGALLDALGISLDGPPPGTGALTCPDGGPGTLLVVNHISWLDIPALLAVEPVTLLAKREVGGWPVVGGLARRAGTHFIDRTDPRKLPHIVRELADLLASGRSVAVFPQATTWCTADRGAFRRATFQAALDAGAPVRPVTVTYTQQGLPSTVAAFCGEDTFLASLRRVLAARALTVRVTAHPALTTAGRDPGLDRRELAALAARAVLGGRPSTSVPPRPVAAPVRDAPAHV, from the coding sequence GTGAACGGCCCCTGGGACGTCCGGTCCGACTGCACCCCGGGCTGCGCCGCGCACGCCCTGCCGCCCCTGCCGGCGACCGGCGTCGTCCGGCGCTCCGCCGGGTTCGCGCACCGGGTGCGCCGCGCGTTGACGGACGGCGCGCGGATGGCCGAGCCGCCGCGGCTGCGGGCCCACGCCGGCGCGCTGCTCGACGCGCTGGGCATCAGCCTCGACGGCCCCCCGCCCGGGACCGGTGCGCTCACCTGCCCGGACGGCGGGCCCGGCACGCTGCTGGTGGTCAACCACATCTCCTGGCTCGACATCCCGGCCCTGCTCGCCGTGGAACCGGTCACCCTGCTCGCCAAGCGCGAGGTGGGCGGCTGGCCGGTGGTCGGCGGGCTGGCCCGCAGAGCCGGTACGCACTTCATCGACCGTACGGATCCGAGGAAACTGCCGCATATCGTCCGGGAGTTGGCCGACCTGCTGGCGTCCGGGCGCTCGGTGGCGGTCTTCCCGCAGGCCACCACCTGGTGCACCGCCGACCGGGGCGCCTTCCGCCGGGCCACCTTCCAGGCCGCCCTCGACGCGGGCGCGCCGGTGCGGCCGGTGACCGTCACGTACACCCAGCAGGGCCTGCCCAGCACGGTGGCGGCCTTCTGCGGCGAGGACACCTTCCTCGCCTCGCTGCGCCGGGTGCTGGCGGCCCGCGCGCTGACCGTACGGGTCACCGCGCATCCGGCGCTGACCACCGCGGGGCGGGACCCGGGCCTGGACCGGCGGGAGCTGGCGGCGCTGGCGGCCCGGGCGGTGCTGGGCGGCCGGCCGTCGACGAGCGTGCCGCCGCGCCCGGTGGCGGCACCCGTACGGGATGCGCCGGCCCATGTTTGA
- a CDS encoding DedA family protein — MFDELDQLAGPLQGLLGSPWLWLVVLLVSGLDALLPFMPSETTVLLVAVLIGPDLPLLALLAGVAAAGALAGDCLGYTVGRYAGPRATARLLRGARGRARYLRARAAVERHAALLVIAGRFVPGGRVVSALSTGSVRFPLRRFVLLDAVGAGLWALCSTALGGLGGAALTDSPAAGTLLASGMGLVVACGVGWLYRRAPGALPLREEREGV, encoded by the coding sequence ATGTTTGACGAGCTGGACCAGCTCGCCGGCCCGCTGCAAGGACTGCTCGGCTCGCCCTGGTTGTGGCTCGTGGTGCTGCTGGTGTCCGGCCTCGACGCGCTGCTGCCGTTCATGCCGAGCGAGACCACCGTCCTGCTGGTCGCCGTGCTCATCGGCCCCGACCTGCCGCTGCTCGCCCTGCTGGCGGGCGTCGCGGCGGCCGGGGCGCTGGCCGGCGACTGCCTGGGCTACACCGTGGGCCGGTACGCGGGCCCGCGAGCGACCGCCCGGCTGCTGCGCGGTGCACGCGGCCGGGCCCGGTACCTCAGGGCCCGCGCCGCGGTCGAGCGGCACGCCGCGCTGCTCGTCATCGCCGGCCGCTTCGTGCCGGGTGGCCGGGTGGTCTCCGCGCTGTCCACCGGGAGCGTCCGTTTCCCGCTGCGCCGCTTCGTCCTGCTGGACGCGGTGGGCGCGGGGCTGTGGGCGCTGTGCAGTACGGCCCTCGGCGGCCTGGGCGGCGCGGCGCTCACCGATTCCCCGGCGGCGGGGACCCTGCTGGCCTCCGGCATGGGGCTGGTGGTGGCGTGCGGGGTGGGCTGGCTGTACCGGCGGGCCCCGGGCGCCCTCCCGCTCCGGGAGGAACGGGAGGGCGTCTGA
- a CDS encoding winged helix-turn-helix domain-containing protein, with translation MTNVRTLAAGSATAPVSPLTTPPPHRHRLRAVAPDEAPLAPGAEPGGGAAHHGAPPIADLLESGATWIPAPQHSLPALPGRPPMVGYFVLVPAEQAAVPRPAAEPSVPAPTGDAIVRIDPEQRTARVLDRPLDLTYLEFELLAHLVAHPHRVHTRDQLVTTVWGYGHVGDGRTVDVHVARLRRKLGVEHRASIVTVRRVGYKYVPSA, from the coding sequence ATGACGAACGTCCGTACCCTCGCTGCCGGTTCCGCGACGGCTCCCGTTTCCCCCCTCACCACCCCACCCCCGCACCGGCACCGGCTGCGTGCCGTGGCGCCCGACGAGGCCCCGCTCGCCCCCGGCGCCGAGCCGGGCGGCGGCGCCGCACACCACGGGGCCCCACCGATCGCCGACCTGCTGGAATCCGGCGCGACCTGGATCCCGGCGCCCCAGCACAGCCTGCCCGCGCTGCCCGGCCGGCCGCCGATGGTCGGCTACTTCGTCCTGGTGCCCGCCGAGCAGGCCGCGGTCCCGCGGCCGGCCGCCGAGCCGTCGGTGCCCGCACCGACCGGCGACGCGATCGTCCGGATCGACCCCGAGCAGCGCACCGCACGGGTCCTGGACCGGCCGCTCGACCTGACGTACCTGGAGTTCGAGCTGCTGGCGCACCTGGTCGCGCATCCGCACCGGGTGCACACCCGCGACCAGCTCGTGACCACGGTGTGGGGCTACGGGCACGTCGGCGACGGCCGCACCGTCGACGTCCATGTCGCCCGGCTGCGCCGCAAGTTGGGCGTGGAGCACCGCGCGTCGATCGTGACGGTGCGCCGGGTCGGCTACAAGTACGTGCCGAGCGCCTGA
- a CDS encoding rhomboid-like protein has protein sequence MPPHRHPRTPPLPWAAPLYVGAVQLGAYATGRLPAGRRTELLRAHSTNVANLRAGRWATLLTSAAFVERPLTLPYGAALLAALGTAEARWGAPRAAGVFAFGHTGASLLVYAGLRGRVRTAPPDATARAVDVGASYGFHATLGALAVTLPHRGARAAATAGLLALGTYPVLRRGRTFTDAGHLAALALGMATGRGIRGTRAPHGAAVSGRAAGEATRGTG, from the coding sequence ATGCCCCCGCACCGCCACCCGAGGACTCCCCCGCTGCCCTGGGCCGCGCCGCTGTACGTCGGCGCGGTGCAGCTCGGCGCGTACGCCACCGGGCGGCTGCCGGCCGGGCGTCGCACGGAACTGCTGCGCGCGCACTCCACCAACGTCGCCAATCTGCGCGCCGGCCGGTGGGCGACCCTGCTCACCAGCGCGGCCTTCGTCGAGCGCCCGCTGACGCTGCCGTACGGCGCCGCGCTGCTCGCCGCGCTCGGCACGGCCGAGGCGCGTTGGGGCGCGCCCCGTGCGGCCGGGGTGTTCGCGTTCGGCCACACCGGAGCCAGCCTGCTGGTGTACGCGGGCCTGCGCGGCCGGGTGCGCACGGCCCCGCCGGACGCCACCGCCCGGGCCGTCGACGTCGGGGCCAGCTACGGCTTCCACGCCACGCTCGGCGCCCTCGCCGTGACGCTCCCGCACCGCGGCGCGCGGGCCGCCGCGACGGCCGGGCTGCTGGCCCTGGGGACGTATCCGGTGCTGCGCCGCGGGCGGACCTTCACCGACGCCGGCCATCTGGCGGCGCTCGCGCTCGGGATGGCCACGGGCCGCGGGATACGCGGGACGCGCGCGCCGCACGGGGCAGCGGTCAGCGGGCGGGCGGCCGGCGAGGCGACGCGGGGAACAGGCTGA
- the glnII gene encoding glutamine synthetase: MSIKAEYIWIDGTQPTAQLRSKTKILTDASKLPRWGFDGSSTNQAEGHSSDLVLEPVFSCPDPIRGGDHLLVLCEVLNTDLTPHSSNTRALLRPVAEKFAGQEPIFGIEQEYTFLKGERPLGFPEGGGFPAPQGDYYCGVGADAIFGREIVEKHLDLCLAAGLGLSGINAEVMPGQWEFQVGALAPLEVSDHMWVARWLLHRVAEEYGVTASLDAKPAKGDWNGAGAHTNFSTRAMREGYDAIITACEALGQDGKPLEHVRQYGTGIEDRLTGAHETAPWDEYSYGASDRGASVRIPWQVEVEKKGYIEDRRPNANVDPYVVTRLIVDTCCTELARREQI, translated from the coding sequence GTGAGCATCAAGGCCGAGTACATCTGGATCGACGGCACGCAGCCGACCGCCCAGCTCCGCTCCAAGACGAAGATCCTGACGGACGCGAGCAAGCTGCCGCGCTGGGGCTTCGACGGGTCCAGCACCAACCAGGCCGAAGGCCACTCCTCGGACCTCGTCCTCGAACCGGTCTTCAGCTGCCCCGACCCGATCCGCGGCGGCGACCACCTGCTGGTGCTGTGCGAGGTGCTCAACACCGACCTGACCCCGCACTCCTCCAACACCCGTGCGCTGCTGCGCCCGGTGGCGGAGAAGTTCGCCGGCCAGGAGCCGATCTTCGGCATCGAGCAGGAGTACACCTTCCTCAAGGGCGAGCGTCCGCTCGGCTTCCCCGAGGGCGGCGGCTTCCCGGCCCCGCAGGGCGACTACTACTGCGGCGTGGGCGCCGACGCGATCTTCGGCCGGGAGATCGTCGAGAAGCACCTCGACCTGTGCCTGGCGGCCGGCCTCGGCCTGTCCGGCATCAACGCCGAGGTCATGCCCGGCCAGTGGGAGTTCCAGGTGGGCGCGCTGGCGCCGCTGGAGGTCTCCGACCACATGTGGGTGGCGCGCTGGCTGCTGCACCGGGTCGCCGAGGAGTACGGCGTCACCGCGTCGCTGGACGCCAAGCCGGCCAAGGGCGACTGGAACGGCGCGGGCGCGCACACCAACTTCTCCACCCGCGCCATGCGTGAGGGCTACGACGCGATCATCACCGCCTGCGAGGCGCTGGGCCAGGACGGCAAGCCGCTGGAGCACGTCCGCCAGTACGGCACCGGCATCGAGGACCGGCTGACCGGTGCGCACGAGACCGCGCCCTGGGACGAGTACAGCTACGGCGCCTCCGACCGCGGCGCCTCGGTGCGCATCCCCTGGCAGGTCGAGGTCGAGAAGAAGGGCTACATCGAGGACCGCCGGCCGAACGCCAACGTCGACCCGTACGTGGTCACCCGGCTGATCGTGGACACCTGCTGCACGGAGCTGGCGCGGCGCGAGCAGATCTGA